From the Ursus arctos isolate Adak ecotype North America unplaced genomic scaffold, UrsArc2.0 scaffold_9, whole genome shotgun sequence genome, the window GGCGAGGGAGGCCTCCGACGGGCTGCGTGCAGGGTGCTGGCCCACAGGCACCCTGCGTGAGCTGACGGGGActaccccctccccccggctGATGTGGTGGGTGGCCTGGAACAGGTGTCTCGTGGGGGGCGCAGGGCCTACAGTGAGGCTGCTCGCTGCCCCTCTCATCCCCTTCTCTACGAGAGCCGAGCCTCTACGGACAGATGGCAACCCAAAATACGGACAGCTCCCCCTGAGGTGGCGTGACCTCCGTTCCCCTTCCAATGGCCAATGTGGCCAGGAGCATGTACCCTTAGGGGACCACACAAAATGGGCCAAGGGAGAGACAGCTGAATAGCAGGGCAGAGGGGGCCTGGGTCCCTCGTCCTGGGAGTGCTGGTGGGCCTGGACATTAAGGGAATGGCCGGGTGCTGTTGGCCCCTGCTCCAGTTCCTGCACTGAAAATCCTAGGAATCTCAGTCCCTGGACTCCTGGTACTGGACTGGACCTGGTGTGGGTGGGGTGAGGACCCAGAGtgcatgggggggagggcaggtcctgggatggaggggaGAGCGCAGACCTTGGCTGACAAGACCCCAGGAGGAGCCCTCTGGCCACCCTGTGCCGAGCTGCATGGACTGGAGAGGCGGGTGGCCACAGCAGTGTGGGGAGAGTGGGCAGACATAGCCATGCACTGGGAACAGAAAGGCGCATCCAAGCAGCGTTGGGAGCAGCAGCCCTGGACTCAAGGATAGGGGGACTGTGGAGGGGAGAGCTCCGGAGGGGAGCCTGCGTCTCTGGCCTGGACAGCTGGACACGTGCGGGCCTCTTCCTGAGATGACGGTGCAGAGGCGGCTCAGCTgtggccaggcagggagggggagcctCCCAGCGCAGGCTGGTGGTACGTGAGCAGGCGGCAGCCTTCTTTACATCTTGAGCGCTGAACCACAGCAGGAAACAAGTCCGAACCCTGACTTTCACTGTCCCCTGCCACACCCCAACACGGACCATCCACGACTTGTCTGGACATTCCCTACCGCTGGGGCGTCTGGGCTGCTTCCGCTGTTGGCTGTGCCGCGGTAAAAATCCATGCTCTCCTTGAGATGAGTCCTTAGGGTGGAAACTAGCGGGTCAGTTGGAGAACCCTCCGTAAGGCTCTGGGAACCACCGCCACTGCACCCTGGCGGTAGGACTACTCGCCAGCACCAGCTGCACAAGGCCGGGCAGTCCAGAGTTTAGAACGCTACCTGTGATGGACACAAACTGGCATCTGTGATTTTCACCTTAATTTGAGTTTCTGAGGGTGACTTGCCCACCACACACATTTCTTGATAAATTACTTTTCCATGTCCTAGTCCTTTTTCTGCTGAGCTATTTTTAATTATGTGGTACCTAGAGAAGACTTCTCAGAGAGGGACCGCAGCCCGCTCCGAGGCCGCCCACCGCTGACCCTGGGCCGGGGGGGGCCCCGCTCAGCTGCAGGGGGAAACCCCACTGCACTGCTCCATCCAGGCCCTAGGCCCACTCTCCCTGCAGGTTCCTCACGTTCCCGGTCATGACGGCCAAGTGGCTGGAATACCCCCAGGTATCACACGGCCCTCCCAGGGAGGAAGTCAGCAGGAATCCCCAGGGCCCAGTCTGTCTCTGAGAGCTGGAAACCAGCAGAGCCCACTCACATCGCCctccaccagctgtgtgaccaggCTTGTGACCTGTGTCCTTAACCCCGGCACAGGGTCCCGTGGGGCCCACCTTGCAGAATGAACTCAGAGCGCAGGCCCCTGGGTGCTCCCCATGGCAGCAGGCCTGAGGGGAACTCATCGGGCAGCACGCAGAGGAAAGCCAGAAGAGCGCCTGCTGGTGGGCCCTAGCCAGGCCCACCACCCCGTGCCAGAGGTGGGGGCCGTGCTCGCATCCCTCACACACAGAGGCACGATTCACAAGCTTTGTGTGACTTCTGCAGACTTTACTTGCTTCCTGGGTCATTTTGTTGGCTTCAGCTCAGAAAGTGTGGCATGGTGCCTCCAACACGCTTCTCTGTGGTCCCAGACGTTTCCCATGACAAACAACCCGTGTAGGCCGGAGGATGCCAAAGCACCAACGAAGCAGCGTGGCCATGTCCACCGTGGCGCAGGAGCGGCGTCTCAAGCCCCCGGTGCGGCAGGGGCCAGGCTGCGGCCTGGGGTGCGGGAGCCCCTCGGGGGGGACAGTGTTATGCTTCCCAGTGGTCACTCTGATTTTGCCCAAGCACGTCACCCACCTTCTGCTGAGATCTGTCTCCCGTTAATGGAAGTCTGAGTATCCGCCATCAAGCCTCCGACTGCTGCAGGTACCGCCAACGTCCACCCACCTCTCACGTGTGCTTTCTTTTGCCACTTGTTTCTGATTGCCTCCTCATCAGACCACCGTTTTCTGCCCACGTGCCTCACTTCTGTCCTGACCTCAGGCAGGAAGCACGTCCCCTCCACAAACTCCCCCAATGCTTCTGCTGCGACGCGTGTGCTCGTGCGGCCGGGCCAGGGCTCACTTCCACATCCTCTCCCCTTCCCCGGGGCGTCTGTCCCATCCACTCATGGGCACTGGAACAGCCTGACTCTCTGCCCAGAGTCGCTGTGGCCCTCTTGCTGCCCTCCACCACCCTTCGCTCGCTTCCAAGCCTGTTTCTGCACTTGCCTGGACGCTCCCCTCACTTCTCACAGCTTGAGCACCTCCCTCCCAGGACTGGGCACCTCACGGatgcttttcctgtttccttgtgGTCTTCCCTGGCGTGTCCCCAGAGTGCTGCCTTACTGTCCCACGGCTACAGGTGTCCCGCTTTCCCAGACGGGCCCCCAGGGGACCCCctgctccaggccagcagacagCACCCTCCCGCCCCATGGGCCCCTTCTCATGAGTGCCCCTTCCTTTGTGGCTGTCGGTCTTCCGGGAGCCTTCTAGGAGAGTAGAGAGCACACGCCTTCCCCTGCGTTTGGTCGGACACGCAGCGCTGGTTGGAAGCTGTTTTCCCCAGAAGCTTTCAAGCAGCTGGCAAGGGACTGGTCTGATCCTTGTCTCTGTAGGTaacaacccccacccccgcactggGGGAATGTGCTCCTTCCACAGCAGAGCGTCCTGTGGCCCTGACACTTGTCCTGGCTTCACGCTGGGAGAGCGAGAGTCTCCGCGGAGCTCTGGAAGGTTTCATCATCACGCTGTGCTGAGAACGGCTCGGTCTGTCCTCTTTAACACTGAGCACCTGCGGCACCGCTAGTTACGAAGGGGCAGAAATCCCTGATCCACGCTGATGTGTCGTTTCCCTCCACGCCGAAGTCTGCAGATAGGTGGCCCGGGGCCCTGTGTCAGCTCCAGCAGGCTCCAGAGTCTTGTTGCTCGGCCATTCCCAAACAGTTCCCCTTACATTCCAGGTGGCTGCACAGGCTCCAACCATCACGTTTGGTTTCCCGCAGAAAGACAGAAGGTGGCTCTGCGCACAAAGCCTGTTGGCTCTTCCTGGTCGGACTCAGTCACTTGGCCACACCGGCAGCAAGGCCTGGGAAAGGAAGTGCGTTTGCCCAGGACATGGGTGCTCCCTGAGGCCCGCGGCTGCACAGACGCGCCAGGCGTGGAGCTGCTGGGTGCACAAGGCTCTCCTCACTTCCATCTTTCTCCCAGGTTCCCCTTGACTGTGTCTTCCACgttttctattaaaatttaaatgttccaCCCGCATGTTTAATTTCCAGGAGCGCCTTCAAGTTCTCGAACGGCACCTTTCCGTGCCGCCGGCTCACGACGCGATGCTCCATCAGGTTTCGCGAGAGCTCTAACTGGCCGCATCCTCACGCTGTCTCTCCCTCCAGAGCAACACTCAGAGCAGCTTTTCCACGCACTCACCCATTCTCCCTACAGGCGAGGCCGCGGCTTCCCGTAGAGGCCCGAGGGCGCCGTCCGGGCACTGGCGTGGGGCAGAGTCGCCCGCGCGCTGGGGCTGTCCCGGCCCCTCCCCACGGGTCTGACTCGCTTATCTGGGTTGCATGCTAACTTGAGAACGTTTTGATAAGTTACAATCTTAAAGGAAAACATCCGTTTTAtcttagttttcaaatttattgacagAACTTGTTTCAATATCGTTCATGATTTTTTGACATTTCTACCTGTACGTCTCTTTCATGCCCCATGTTggttttttcaaatatctttttagtttgaaactaaaattttaaaattcacagaaagtTGCAAGAGctgccctccccagctctgcagcCAGTCTGTCCACCATTCCTGCACGTGTGCCGTGCACACAGCGGTGGCTCTAGCCGAGCCACCTCGAGCAGCCCCTTGCCTCGCGCTTCCCGTGGAACCCCGGCAACTCGGTCTCCGTCCCGTGACCTCGTGACCGAGAGGAGCCCAAGCGCACAGCGCGCTGCAGAGATGAGCCAGCGCACCCAGCACTGTGCCCCTGAGCGCTAGCCACGTGCTGCACACGTCAACGCGGCCGTCGCCCCTTTCCACGGCCCAGGAGACCCTGGGCACCCCCGCACCACCGCCAAAGGCCGCCAGGTTCTTCCCGCTTCCCATAGCAGGAGCGCGGCTGCTCCACGCTCAACAGCAGGATTCGGCGGACACGTGGGCTTCGCCTCTCTGGCACAACACCAGGAGTGCCACTGGCGGGTGTGTCATGGCACGTGCCTCCTCCAGGAGGGGCGCCTGCTGGCTTGCGACACCTCGTCACGGTGTTcccgcgcccccccccaccccaccccaccgggTCCTGAGGTTTCTGTGAGCAGCACCCGGCCCTCGGTTGCAGCCCCGGACCCCCACCCTCCTGACCCGTCCTGTCCCGCGGCGTCGGGACCCTCTGGGTCTTCTAGACTTTCCCCGAAGCCGCTCCCGTAGTTCAGCTCTTCGTGAGGCCGCGAGCTcagtcttctctctctgcccatggACTCGGTCCTGTGATGGACACGCAGCAGGAAACGAGTGCTGGGGATGACCTGAGGCTCGGCCGACAGGACCTTCCCCTCCGTAGGACCGTCCGTTGCTCCTGCCAGGCACCCATGGCTACAGTGGCACAGGGTCACAGGCATCCCCGTTCAAGGCCTGACGCGGTAGTTAACAGGATGGACGGTGGGCAGAGTGAGGGCACAGCTGCATCCTGTCGCCaggacccagacccagacccagggcCGGTCAGCACCGTTCCAGAACAGCAGACGCCCCAGGCCTAAGTGCTTGACCACCAGCCCGGGACGACCTGGGTGACCGACGTGGGACCAGGATCGTGTAGCTCATCGGCCCCCACTGCTGTCAGCCACATCCATGGCCCCTGGCTCCAGGTTCTGGGAACACTGGGTTACAATGGCAGTGGCTCAAGCAGCCACGGAATAGCCCTGTGTCCACGTCCGGCGGGGGGGGGTGACAATACCGCAGGTCTTGGTGGCGTGGGAGCCACGGAGGCACACACCTGAGAGACCTGCCTGCCCTCCTCACTCCCTCGAGCACCCCCCAGTTACCTTCTCGTGGATCTCCTGTGTGGACTGCGCGTCACAGAAGGCCACGGTAGCCACGTCCTTCAGGATGGGCATCTCCACCGTACAGTCCCGGCCGTCAAGCAGCGCCACCAGGGGCCTGGGATGCATGGGCCCGTTCATGATCGGGGGTCGGACGCCTGCAGAGACAGGAGCACATGCTCAACTCCGGCGGTGGTCCCAGCGGAGACCTCATTACACCTGACCCCCCACCACCTCCGGCCTGATGCAGGCAGGCCCTGAGAACCCTCAGTGTCCACGCGTCTGGATTTTGTCAAACCTGAGCAAAAAAACCTCTGCGAAAAGCAAAGTGGTGTTTGCTACAGCTCACCGACCCCCGAGCGAACCGGGACCCCAGGCGACCGGCATCACCCCCACAGGACTCAGGGCTGCAGACACGCGCGGAGGGGCCGTGGTCACTGGCTTCACGACACACCCACAACACCCGCTATTCCTTTTCTGCCCATGGCTGCAGCGTGGCCACCCAGAAACCCTGACGGGACCGTCCTCCAGTGCCCAGCACCCTCTCATTCGAAGGTTTGCAGggaagaaacagtgcagaggcagggaagggttCAAACACCAGACAGAGCCAGAACCCCTGACCTTCCCGGGACGAGAAGATGAAGAATTACTGAAAGCTCCTTCCACACGGAAGGTTAACTATGCCTCATCCTGGGCCAAGAGGACACACGACGGCCTCCCAGGTGACAAGAGTGGCAGCTGCTGAGCCGCCCATGGCCGCGTCCACGCCACCCAGACCCACAGCCTCACAAAGACCCACCCGACCAGCGTGTGGGCAGCACTCTGGCACAGGGTGAGAACCGGGGTGGGGACAACTGGCTGCCTGTGGCCCAGAGCCTACTAGTAGCCACCCCACGGGCGCACAGCTCACCCACTGCCACGTGAGCGGCAAAGACCCGGCAGCCCCAGCCGGCGGCTCGGTGCGGGGTCTGCGAGGCCAAAGCCCCTTCTCCGTCGCTTCCCTCAGTCCCTTGGCGAGCAGCGTGTTTCCCGCCCCTGCGGGGTGACGGGTGATCCGCTGCCAGGCAGACACGCGCTGTCTCCTGCGCACGCGTGTGGACAGCGCCTCCTGTCTCCAACTTTACTTGGAGAATGGCGATATTTCATGCAAAAGTGTTATTTGCTTGCACGGAATGCGCTAATGTCGTTACGTTCAAGTGAACTGGAAAACGCCTACTCTCGGCATCCCGCAGCTTTAGTTCCCAACAACCACAGACTGATGTGACGCCCGTGAGCGGAGCTCTCCGCCCTCCGCAGCTTCCAAGGCCGTGAGGCAGGTTGCAGCACGTAGCCCGGAGCTCCCGCCAGGCGCGAGGGCACCTCCCGCTAGAGCGCACCGTGAGCCGGTGAGCAGCGCACGGGGAGATGCGGCGCCAGGACCCCCTTGCCCCAGGGATGCACTGGCCTCCCGACCACACAGCCGGCGCCGGATCAGGCCTGGGGTTTCCGTGGCAACACCCTAGCCCAGCACAGAGTTCATGGGAGGACGACCAGAGCAGACCCAGCATCGACCTGTGGCCTGGCCCACCTGCAACCTCAGGTCTCCACGCGGGACCCCCAAGGAGGCCCCGTGCTCCGCTGCCTGGCGGGCCTCACCGAGGCCGGCGCACCGCGGGGAGCGTCCCCGTCCTGACCCACCGCACATGCCGTGGGAAGACCCGGCAGTCTGCCGGCCCCTTCCCGGTGCACAGCTGCCTGGACTGAACGGAAGGACCGCCGCGTGGGAGCAGGCGCGGCTCTTCTGGGCAGTCGCGGAGGGCCCGGCTTCGAGCTGCTTCACACTCCAAGAGCCCCTACCAACCTGACATTTCTTAATATGGGCTCGGCTTCCACGACCATGAATTCGATTTTTCAAAGCGTTTTATCTTCAGAATCTCCAGGCAGAACCGCGTCCTGTCACTGGATCCTCATCCCACGTCTTTAATTGTCTTGAACCAAAGCTCCTAGGTTCCTGATCCTGGGCGACCACTGAAGCCTGCGCCGGGGTCAAAGTCTGactaaaaattaaacacaagagACACGTTAAAATACCATCCAGGGCCAACTAGAACTCACAGACGCCAGAAGGGGCACAAAGGCGAAGCTTCTCCCTGCATCCCTGACCCCACGCCTGCAGCGGCCAGGCTGGGAGCTGCCGGCCAGCAGGGGCCAACCCCAGCAGAGCAGCGGATGGCGGGGCATGGCCGGGATGCAGATGCAGTGGGATGCTTCCTCTGAAGGTCCGGCCCCAACGTCCCTCCAGGTACTCGGGAACCCCACCCGGGTGCCTCCAGTGTCCACAAAGTGTGAGGCCGGGTCCCCGGGTGCTGGTCCGTGGCCAGTTCTGCAAACTTGTATCTCACGCTGCCAACAGCACAGGCTGAGTGGACTTCTGATGAAgccaccggggggggggggagattcaGAATGGGACACAGATGCCACtttcccacacccacacacaggccCCCGCCAGTCCCTGCAGGCTACACCCCAGGGAGGCACTCGACTCAGGCACAGCTCCCCTGACGAGACACGGAGGACACGCACGCGCACGGGTCACACACACCTGTCAGCGACAGGATGAGGGCATTTCAGGAGCCCACCCTGAGCACCTGACCCTGCTCTCAGCATGAGGACACCACACTGGGGCTGGCCCCCGAGGCGTGGCTAGGCATCACACTGACCTTGACCCACAATGCCAGTGGCGTGCACCTCGGGAGGCCCCGCACTGAGCAGGAGAGCCACATGGGTGGGCAGCTGCACGGCTGTAGGGGCTGGATGCacccgctccccccacccccactgccgcCACAGGGAAACCGGGCAGACGAGTCCCAGCAAGGACGGGCCCGCATCCCACAGAACCTGGGCAGACCCCTGCTGCAACCACCACGTCCACACCAAGGGCAGGCGTCCCGCTGTCCTGACCTGTGAGCCTGGGCCAGGTCAGACGGCCGTGCTCAACTTCAGTTTCTGCAGGCGTGATTTCTGatctcctctgtccccacccgAGTGTGGATGTGCTTTAGAACCCAGCCCGCGGGCAGCTGAGTCCTTTGCTGACTGGGCTCAACCACGCAGGACCCAGACTGGCCCGTGACAGGACGTGCAGTGAAAGGGGCGCAGGAGGGCAGCTGTGCATGCTGGGAGTCTCAGGCCCATGCCGGGAACAGTCTGACTGCTTCTCCCGATTCCCTCTGCGGGTTTCAAGCACCCACACTGGGCCCTCATGACTGGCTCTCTGCCAGGAAGTGGATGGCTCACAGGCTCCCGTCCCCATGGTGGGTTCCACACCGGGCCCCTGGTCAGAGGGCGCTGAAGCCACACCGTGGGAGGAAGGGGTCCCAAGGACCAGAGCCTGGCAGATGGCCTGGGGTCCGCACAGAGCCGTGGCTCCTCCTTAGTTCCGTGAGACCCTGTGCCCTGAGGCCCTTGCCCGGGCTGGGCCAAACGGCCCATGACAGGGTccggctccccaccccccgccgcagCTCACCATAGCCGGTTGCTGGCCAGTGACTGCCGGCCAGCTCGGGCCTGGCCAAACTGGCACCGTCCTGTGCCACTGGGGGCTGAGCTGCCCCTTCCATGGGGGGTGGACCCTCCCTCAGTGGAGGGCACCAgagccccttctctccctgtccctccagtCATAGCTAAGAGTCCTTCACGGGCAGACGGGCGGTGGTTGGTGGGCCCCCGGCAGTGTGACATCTCCACCCAggtcagacccccccccccccgccaggtccaccccccccccgccaggtcCACCCCAGTGCTGCTCTGAGGTCAAGCACGGGCGCCAGGAAGGGGCTCGAGGCCCAGGGCCTGAACTCTCCTGACACACGTGAACTTCTCTTCATCACAAACGTGTAGCTTCACAACACACAGCTCAAGAAAATACAAAACGTGGGAAACTGCAGATCACAGACCCACCTTTGATTTAACTTTGTTCCATAAAGAACATACCGGATGAATTAGGAAACGAGAAGTCGCTCACACCTCATAAAGAGGGAGGGGCTGCTCTGTGACAGGGTGACGCCCCAGAGAACCTTCAGGGACCCTCAGTGACTATCCGCCGGCCTCTACAGGTGCAGGGGGTGGTGGCAGGTAAGGCCCGGAAGGCCAGAGGCGCAGCTGTGCTGGCCCGACACTCTCCCCGCCAGGAGACAAGCCTCACCCTCGACCTTGACCTTCACAAATGAGCATGGAGCCAGCACCGGGCGTGAGGCGTCTGGGCCAGGGGCAGCAAGCTGGCCGCCAAGGACGCAGGCCACCCCAAGGACGCAGGCCTCAGGTCAGGTGTCTACCAACGGCAGCTGGATAAAGCCCTTGGGTCCGGCTGGCCCGGCCTCCTCAGGCTTCCTGCACCCGCCGAGCGGCGAGCACCCAGAGGAACCCATGGTGCCGGGCACCTGCAGAcggcgagggagggagggggctccAGCTGCAGGCGGACTCGTACCCCGTGGCTGTGATGAGGCGGAGGCGGGAGGGAGCGCCACAGAACCCCAAGACCTGCAACCCAAATCCAATTACCCCGCCGCGTCTCCAGGCTCCTCTACTTCCCACCGCTGGCCCCACACTTACTCCGAGCACAGCCACAAACGGCAGCGGCAGCATGCTGGGCAAGACCACGGTGGTCACCTCCACGGAGCCGAGGGCAGTGAGCCCATCTGCCCTCCCGCCTGGAGGGCCCCACGGAATCATACTCAGTGTGTGCAGGTGGCGGGGAGTTAGGAAGGGGTCACGCCAACCACGCGGTCACgaggctttcttttcttctacaacCCAGAGAAGGAAGCACCAGGCGTGCCTGAAAGCAGCCAGAGTGCCCAGCTGGGCCCTCCGTGGCTGGCGTGGCCCTCGGCAGAAGGCACAGGCTAGTGGTGGGTGTGCAGATGGCagccttctttttctctgcaCACTCGCTCCACGCCAAGGGCCCGGGGCTCTGCGCAGCCGAAGTAAGGAGAACCAGACCCCTCGGGCACACGGAGCCTCTCACCCTGCGCTCCACTGTGCCCCCGGCTCACCTTTTCTGTGAAATGATTTCAAAAGGAAGCTTTGCTTTGCCAACAGCTGACCGAGGTTCAGAAGCCCGCGAGCAGCCTAAAGGGCCGGGGTGCGTCCCAGGCTCCCTTACCAGGGCAGTGATGTGTGCCCCCCAGGGGAGCACCAGCAGGCGTGGGGGTCAAAGACCAGACTGGGTCAGGCCAAGGGTCCCAGGACCCAGCATGCAAACACATGGCGGCTTCAGGCCCAGGCTGTACACACACAAAGACGAACCCGTCTCTTGTCCGTCCTGGCCCGGGGCCCCACAGACAGCATGACGGCATCTACCAGGGCCGGGGAGGCTGAGCCAGGCCCAGGAGCAGGGTGTGACACACGGAGTCCACCGCCCACCCGACTGTGCTTGACAGAATGAGACCGTGTGACTGCAAGCAGCTTCTGGGCTAGTGCTGGGGGACGTCCACAGTGTGCAAACACCAAACTCCACCTTGTTCCTGGAAAATGCCAAACAGAAGCCCCCTCAGCTGACCTCACGGCGCAGAATGACCACAGAGAGCCCCACGGACACAGGCGAAGGACGATGGGAACACACGGGGCGGCCACTACGCAGACACGGCGGCTCCTGCAGGCAGGGTGGGCGGTGAGGACAGGGCTGCGGGTCGGGGGTCCCAGGGCCACCAGGCCACCTGTAAGCTGCCGCATGCCCTCTGTCACCGCAAGCATCTTTTCTCAAGCGTTTGCACCGCATACCTAATTATCTGTAAGACAATTTTgccataaaagataaaatcacaaaaaGTAAGACGTTCATTACAAAGAAcgtaataaaaactgaaaaaagcaaaactaaaaagaCGTTCCTGCAAAACGCACAGTATCTGACCACGTCTCAACTGTAGAAGGAGGTCTGGGTGGTCCCAGCAAAGCGCCGGCTGTGTGCGGCCCCTCCTCCCGCCGGGGAGCGGCAGGTGCTGCACAGGGCACCGGGCTGCGGGCTCACGAGCCCCCAAGCCGCGCTGTGCTGCAGGCACTGTCACAGGCCGCCGGAACCACGGCCGTGGCAGCTCAGAGGCCCACCGCGGCGAGACCATCAGGAGGGGCGCTCTGCCCCCAGAGAAACGAAATCCAACTGTCACCCAGTCAAGGAAACCTGTCTCCAGTTATTCCTACTCTTTTCCAGCAAAACGCCTCACAGACAGTTAGTGACATGGTACAGATGCTTCTGGCGAAACCACCAGCACTGCCCTAAGCTCCCCAAACATGCCTGCTGGGCACCTACGCGAGGCCAGGGCTTCTGCTCGCCCTCTGCCCTCAGGGGCATGGCCCCACATTTACAGGGGCACAGCTGAAGGGCGGACCCCAGGGAGGCGTGCAGGATCCTGTCCAACACATCCCGGGGGcgcctgtccctctgctccaccccacaTCCCCCTGGTGCCCGCCCACGATGACCAACACGAGGCTCCTGGGAGCCACCTGCTCTCAGACAGCAGGTACGAGAGCCCCTCAGGCAGGGACGGGGCTGAGCGTCAGGGCAGGGGCTCAGAAACTGGCCGGGGGTCTGGGAGGGTGGGACACGGGGTGGACACCCCACACTGGCTGCAGGCTGCTGCTGCCCGCCCTCCCCGGTACTCAACACTCCCAGGCTCCCTTGGGTTCCTCCCTGGCACTTCCCGCCCTACTCTGATGTCCCACTCTGGACGGACATGTGAGCTGTTAACAGCGTCACCAGACGAGAGGCTTGTGGGCAGCCACGTCCACACCTCGCAGGTGTGGGGCACGTGGCTTTGGGACCCCGCAAgcatggagggagggagtggaTTCTGACGACCACCTCGACACACACATCCGCGTCATTCCCTATATGAGGAGCTGTGCGCCAGGAGGCGGTGGCCCTGGGGGGGCTGGGTGCCCGCCGTGGGTGGTGACCAAGCACACACACCTGCATCCCTGCAGCTCAGCAAGGTGGAGGGGACCCAGTGGTCAGCACGGCTACTGACACCGGAGGCCCTcgccaggagctgggggtgcgGGGCAGAAGCAGGACCCACTGGGCTGCAGGAGACACCTCTGCTGGCCGCCACACACATGAGCCCCTCGCAAAGGCGTGGACGAACGCCAGCACGGGCTGCTGTCCCAAACGTGTGTGCACAGCTCCAGGTCGGACGGACGGGTGCCGGTCAGGTGGCagctggaggaggcagcaggacTTAAGCTGCGCTGTCCACCACGGCGGAGCTGCCTGCAGGGGACGCGCGCACGCAGACACCTCTGTGCTGCCTTCACCACTTTCCGTGAGTCTAAAGCTGGTCTGAAAGTTCATCTTAAAGACAGTGCAGCAAGGGAAAGGACCGCAGCCCCCAGGGCCCCACCTACGGGGGTCTGGGCAGAGCTCTCCTGGGTCCAGCCCCACCCAGCTAACCAGGAGGCCGTCCCTCCTGTTCTACCCCCCGCCCCAGTCCTGGGAGGGATTGGGGGTGCAGCTGGCACACTccagggacacccgaggcactcAGCCCTCCCCAGACCAATCATAGCAGCTCCCTGGCACCTAGGCCAGCGGGAACCCCGGTGGAGGGGGTGCCCGAGAACCCAGCCATGCCTGACCTCGGGATTCCGCGTCCCTGGCTGGTCACGCCTCCCCTTGCAACTCTGACAAGCATCCCACACTCAACACCCAGAATTCGTTCCCAAAGTGCTCCGTGCTGCTTCTCCAGACTCAGAAACTAGGCCATCTCCCACCTGCTCGTGCCCCAGACTCAGTAGCCATGGCCCGGAGCCTCCCAAACATCAGAGCAGCCCCCACAGTCCTATGTGCTCCCAGCAGGACAGCgcgcccctccccaccacagccaGGGGCTTCAGAAACAAGACCCAGGGCCTGTCACCCCCTTGAGACCCTCAGCATGGCTGGCTGTCCCCTGCCAGCCTTTCCCTTGACCTCCGTGAAGCCAGGCCCTCAGCCACAACAGGCTTCCCAC encodes:
- the CTBP1 gene encoding C-terminal-binding protein 1 isoform X4, whose amino-acid sequence is MVRVGVWQGTVKVRVRTCFLLWFSAQDVKKAAACSRTTSLRWEAPPPCLATAEPPLHRHLRKRPARVQLSRPETQAPLRSSPLHSPPILESRAAAPNAAWMRLSVPSAWLCLPTLPTLLWPPASPVHAARHRVARGLLLGSCQPRSALSPPSQDLPSPPCTLGPHPTHTRSSPVPGVQGLRFLGFSVQELEQGPTAPGHSLNVQAHQHSQDEGPRPPLPCYSAVSPLAHFVWSPKGTCSWPHWPLEGERRSRHLRGSCPYFGLPSVRRGSALVEKGMRGAASSLTVGPAPPTRHLFQATHHISRGEGVVPVSSRRVPVGQHPARSPSEASLAIQRPGVRTGSSVWKRWQTPPYRLPMARVRHRRGRVLDCKARCCVLLGKNEAGP